In one Candidatus Polarisedimenticolia bacterium genomic region, the following are encoded:
- a CDS encoding DUF885 domain-containing protein, with product MDARLAALIDEILRSLWSDNPTAATAAGVHEHDHRLVDCAPEAIEVRLKRLAAHRRDLQRLAGSIPDLRPDEALDVRVLLDSLEVDERLQREVRAPFRDPTYYLEEILYGIYLLVERQFAPLPERAQSAARRAREVPGLLRQARANLSAPDAIPREWVIAALQQVEGGLAFFEGAKRELAPRAGPSGAELDGALSAAAEAMREFGEHLRARLLPEASGRFAVGRNLFEFLLRAQHGIDLDADALHDFGTEQVARCRELLEDAAKSVDPARSWQDLVAQWKHDHPTEQEFLAEYGQEVERAREFVRSRRLATLPEGELLRVVETPSFQRTVTPFAAYMAPAPFESAKEGFLWVTPPPAAAPPEVRLRMLQDHLRPSIPATVVHETYPGHHLQLSVACRIPSRVRRFFGTSVLIEGWAFYCEQMMAEQSYYQDPRSRVLQFKDQLWRSCRVVIDVGMHTRGMTTDGAADMLHDVARLESPSARAEALRYTRSPTQPMSYAVGKQAILDLREEVRRRLGPAFDLGAFHDGLLSFGSIPIALIRSRMIGAPA from the coding sequence ATGGACGCACGGCTGGCGGCCCTCATCGACGAGATCCTGCGCTCCCTCTGGAGTGACAACCCGACCGCGGCGACGGCGGCCGGCGTCCACGAACACGATCATCGCCTCGTCGACTGCGCCCCCGAAGCCATCGAGGTCCGGCTCAAGCGCCTGGCGGCGCATCGGCGCGACCTGCAGCGGCTGGCCGGCTCGATTCCCGATCTCCGGCCGGACGAGGCGCTCGATGTCCGGGTTCTCCTGGACTCTCTCGAGGTCGACGAACGGCTCCAGCGCGAGGTGCGGGCGCCGTTCCGCGATCCGACCTACTATCTGGAAGAGATCCTCTACGGCATCTACCTCCTCGTCGAACGCCAGTTCGCGCCGCTGCCGGAGAGGGCGCAGTCGGCGGCCCGGCGCGCCCGGGAGGTGCCGGGCCTCCTGCGCCAGGCGCGCGCCAACCTGTCGGCCCCGGATGCGATTCCCCGGGAGTGGGTGATCGCCGCGCTGCAGCAGGTCGAGGGAGGGCTGGCGTTCTTCGAGGGGGCGAAGCGGGAGCTGGCCCCCCGGGCGGGGCCGTCGGGCGCCGAGCTGGACGGGGCGCTGTCCGCCGCGGCGGAGGCCATGCGCGAGTTCGGCGAGCACCTGCGCGCGCGCCTGCTTCCCGAGGCGTCCGGCCGGTTCGCCGTCGGCCGCAACCTGTTCGAGTTCCTTCTGCGCGCGCAGCACGGCATCGACCTGGACGCGGACGCCCTGCACGACTTCGGCACGGAGCAGGTGGCCCGCTGCCGGGAGCTCCTCGAGGACGCGGCGAAGTCCGTCGATCCAGCGCGCTCGTGGCAGGACCTGGTGGCCCAATGGAAGCACGATCATCCGACCGAGCAGGAATTCCTGGCGGAGTATGGCCAGGAGGTGGAGCGCGCCCGGGAGTTCGTCCGGTCCCGCCGCCTGGCCACGCTGCCCGAGGGGGAGCTCCTGCGCGTGGTGGAAACGCCGTCCTTTCAGAGGACGGTCACCCCGTTTGCGGCCTACATGGCGCCGGCCCCCTTCGAGAGCGCGAAGGAAGGGTTCCTCTGGGTCACGCCGCCCCCCGCGGCCGCCCCGCCCGAGGTGCGGTTGCGCATGCTGCAGGATCACCTGCGGCCCTCCATCCCGGCGACGGTCGTGCACGAGACGTATCCGGGGCACCACCTGCAGCTGTCGGTGGCGTGCCGCATCCCCTCGAGGGTCCGGCGCTTCTTCGGCACCTCGGTCCTGATCGAAGGCTGGGCGTTCTATTGCGAGCAGATGATGGCGGAGCAGTCGTACTACCAGGACCCGCGCAGCCGCGTGCTGCAGTTCAAGGACCAGCTGTGGCGCTCCTGCCGGGTGGTGATCGACGTCGGCATGCACACGCGCGGCATGACGACCGACGGGGCCGCGGACATGCTTCATGACGTCGCGCGGCTCGAGTCCCCGAGCGCGCGCGCCGAGGCGCTGCGCTACACCCGATCGCCCACGCAGCCGATGTCCTACGCGGTGGGGAAGCAGGCGATCCTGGATCTTCGGGAGGAGGTCAGGCGGCGGCTCGGCCCGGCCTTCGATCTCGGCGCCTTCCACGACGGCCTGCTGTCCTTCGGCTCGATTCCGATCGCGCTGATCCGCAGCCGGATGATCGGCGCGCCGGCTTGA
- a CDS encoding M48 family metallopeptidase — translation MRPIGLGLAALLFCATSAAGQPVMEPHPLGDVPPDDPRMESYSHGNYVLRVADFLWTAGLLAGIAFSGLGATLQRWAEAVTQSPNLKVGLYVVLFTLVMFAGSLPLALYSGFVREKSYGFANQSLAGWLGDWGKALAVTAVLQALFFIVVYAAIRGLGRNGWVAAACLAVVFLIVTLAAAPVFIAPLFNRFEPLKDATLRSDILALARSQGIPADEVYEMDASRQSSHNNAYVAGLLGTERIVLHDTLLRRFTPREIRAVMGHEMGHYVQNHIWRFVAFLTVFVFPGLYLVDRVSRRIIERRPALGIPALSEPSSLPVILLVLAMLVLLVSPALSAFSRMQERQADLFGLEATGDPAAAASVFLKFGRFDLSEYRVHPWIEALLFSHPSLERRVDRAREFARKRGITDDGPSVAP, via the coding sequence TTGAGACCGATCGGGCTCGGCCTGGCGGCCCTGCTTTTCTGCGCGACGTCTGCGGCGGGCCAGCCCGTCATGGAACCCCATCCCCTGGGGGACGTGCCGCCGGACGATCCGCGCATGGAGTCGTACTCGCACGGCAACTACGTCCTGCGTGTCGCCGACTTCCTCTGGACGGCGGGCCTCCTGGCGGGGATCGCCTTCTCGGGGCTCGGCGCGACTCTGCAACGATGGGCGGAGGCGGTCACGCAGTCGCCCAACCTCAAAGTGGGGCTGTACGTGGTGCTGTTCACCCTCGTGATGTTCGCGGGGTCCCTGCCGCTCGCCCTCTACAGCGGCTTCGTCCGCGAGAAGAGCTACGGCTTCGCCAACCAGAGCCTGGCCGGCTGGCTCGGGGATTGGGGGAAGGCGCTCGCGGTCACCGCGGTCCTGCAGGCGCTCTTCTTCATCGTCGTCTACGCGGCCATCCGGGGGCTCGGCCGGAACGGCTGGGTGGCCGCTGCCTGCCTGGCGGTCGTCTTCCTCATCGTCACGCTCGCCGCGGCGCCGGTCTTCATCGCCCCCCTGTTCAACCGCTTCGAGCCGCTCAAGGACGCGACCCTGCGCTCGGACATCCTGGCATTGGCCCGGTCCCAGGGGATTCCGGCGGACGAGGTGTACGAGATGGACGCCAGCCGCCAGTCCAGCCACAACAATGCCTACGTCGCGGGCCTTCTCGGCACCGAGCGGATCGTGCTGCACGACACGCTCCTGCGCCGGTTCACGCCGCGCGAGATCCGCGCCGTGATGGGGCACGAGATGGGGCATTACGTCCAAAACCACATCTGGAGGTTCGTGGCCTTCCTGACGGTCTTCGTCTTCCCGGGGCTCTACCTGGTCGATCGCGTGTCGCGTCGCATCATCGAGCGCCGTCCGGCGCTGGGCATCCCGGCCCTGTCGGAGCCGTCGTCGCTTCCGGTCATTCTCCTGGTCCTGGCGATGCTGGTGCTTCTCGTCAGTCCTGCCCTCTCGGCCTTCAGCCGGATGCAGGAGCGCCAGGCCGACCTGTTCGGGCTCGAGGCGACCGGGGACCCGGCCGCCGCCGCGTCGGTCTTCCTGAAATTCGGGCGCTTCGACCTGTCGGAGTACCGCGTCCATCCCTGGATCGAGGCGCTCCTGTTCAGCCATCCGAGCCTCGAAAGACGGGTGGATCGTGCCCGGGAGTTCGCCCGCAAGCGGGGCATCACGGACGACGGTCCCTCAGTTGCCCCGTGA